The following coding sequences are from one Deinococcus aerius window:
- a CDS encoding GrpB family protein, with protein MTEHPLQPDADPVTEEQMRAAWVGEMPSLTGRVEVREYDPGWPRLYEREAARLRGVLGERVLALDHVGSTAVPGLPAKPVIDIDLTLADSADEAAYLPLLEAAGYRLVVREPDWHEHRMFKGPDTNINLHVWTPGSPEAARHLIFRDWLRSTPEDRRRYGELKLALSEQDFAYVHEYNNAKAPLILEIYARALAAGGR; from the coding sequence ATGACCGAACACCCCCTCCAGCCGGACGCCGACCCCGTCACCGAGGAGCAGATGCGCGCCGCCTGGGTGGGCGAGATGCCGAGCCTCACGGGCCGGGTGGAGGTGCGCGAGTACGACCCGGGGTGGCCGCGCCTGTACGAGCGGGAGGCGGCCCGGCTGCGTGGCGTGCTGGGCGAGCGGGTGCTGGCGCTGGATCACGTCGGCTCCACGGCGGTGCCGGGGCTGCCCGCCAAACCGGTCATCGACATCGACCTGACGCTGGCCGATTCCGCCGACGAGGCCGCCTACCTGCCCCTGTTGGAGGCCGCCGGTTACCGCCTCGTCGTCCGCGAACCCGACTGGCACGAGCACCGGATGTTCAAGGGACCCGACACGAACATCAACCTGCACGTCTGGACCCCCGGCAGTCCGGAGGCGGCCCGGCACCTGATCTTCCGCGACTGGCTGAGGTCGACCCCGGAAGACCGGCGGCGGTACGGGGAGTTGAAGCTGGCCCTCTCGGAGCAGGACTTCGCGTACGTGCACGAGTACAACAACGCCAAGGCGCCCCTGATCCTCGAGATCTACGCGCGGGCGCTGGCGGCGGGAGGGCGGTAG
- a CDS encoding molybdopterin oxidoreductase family protein, with protein MTAPAPVTRDVLLTCPLDCPDACRLRITLSRGEDGVERAVRLTGDANHPYTKGFACAKTVHYPARQNHPDRPLYPLRRVNPKTDPEPRFERVTWDEALDDIAARLRTLLDTRGPSTILRYNYAGTMGLMEGSHVHALWRALGIPELDETICATAGTAAWAMGYGARYGVDPLDVPHARLVILWGINSLSTNSHLTPQITAARKNGARVIHIDPYRNRTSQYADTHLKLKPGTDAALALGVMHELFAHGWTDEAYLAEATRGVEELREVAREWPPERTAEVTGLTVEEVRDLARAIGTTRPTYIRVGYGMTRHENGGTNLRAVTLIPALTGDWRHRGGGVVLSTSGAFHLNRSRLGAAHLIRPDVPHVNMNELANALAPEAGLGALVVYNTNPAVVAPDSARVRAGMMRDDLLVVVLEQAMTETARLADYVLPATTFMEHPDVYTSYGHHWLGYNPAVLDAPGEARPNTWVFGQLARRLGVTEPSVYWTVDDLLAELLDTGHPHLAGITPERLKAEGTVRLNLPATFLPYAHGAATPSGKVELSPAPQYRPVRAVLNAEYPLRLLTPPAHHFLNSTYGNLPNLNRAEGGEPHVLIHPGDAEAYGLADGDYARIVSEVGQARRRVKVTGAAQPRVAVVEGTWWGLSAPDGTSINAVTAQTLTDLGGGSTFHNTRVRLERVTSGA; from the coding sequence ATGACCGCGCCCGCCCCCGTGACCCGTGACGTTCTGCTGACCTGCCCGCTCGACTGCCCGGACGCCTGCCGCCTCCGCATCACGCTGAGCCGCGGCGAGGACGGGGTGGAGCGGGCGGTGCGGTTGACGGGGGACGCGAATCACCCCTACACCAAGGGCTTCGCCTGCGCCAAGACGGTGCATTACCCCGCGCGGCAGAACCACCCCGACCGTCCGCTCTACCCCCTTCGGCGCGTCAACCCCAAGACCGACCCCGAGCCCCGCTTCGAGCGGGTGACCTGGGACGAGGCGCTGGACGACATCGCCGCCCGGCTGAGAACGCTGCTGGACACGCGCGGCCCCTCCACCATCCTGCGGTACAACTACGCGGGCACGATGGGACTGATGGAGGGCTCGCACGTCCACGCCCTCTGGCGCGCGCTGGGCATCCCCGAACTCGACGAGACGATCTGCGCGACGGCGGGCACGGCCGCCTGGGCGATGGGCTACGGTGCCCGCTACGGGGTGGACCCCCTGGATGTGCCGCACGCCCGCCTGGTGATCCTGTGGGGCATCAACTCGCTGAGCACGAACAGCCACCTGACCCCGCAGATCACGGCGGCGCGGAAAAATGGGGCGCGCGTCATCCACATCGACCCCTACCGCAACCGCACCAGCCAGTACGCCGACACCCACCTCAAGCTGAAACCCGGCACCGACGCGGCGCTCGCCCTCGGCGTGATGCACGAGCTGTTCGCCCACGGCTGGACCGACGAGGCGTACCTCGCCGAGGCGACGCGGGGCGTGGAGGAGTTGCGCGAGGTGGCGCGGGAGTGGCCCCCCGAGCGCACGGCGGAGGTGACAGGGTTGACGGTGGAGGAGGTCCGCGACCTCGCCCGCGCCATCGGCACCACCCGGCCCACCTACATCCGGGTGGGGTACGGGATGACCCGGCACGAGAACGGCGGCACCAACCTGCGCGCGGTGACCCTCATCCCCGCGCTGACGGGCGACTGGCGGCACCGGGGGGGCGGCGTGGTCCTCAGCACGAGCGGCGCTTTTCACCTCAACCGCTCCCGCCTGGGCGCGGCGCACCTGATCCGCCCCGATGTGCCCCACGTCAACATGAACGAGCTGGCGAACGCCCTCGCCCCGGAGGCCGGGCTGGGTGCCCTCGTCGTCTACAACACCAACCCCGCCGTCGTCGCGCCCGACTCGGCCCGGGTCCGCGCGGGGATGATGCGGGACGACCTCCTCGTGGTCGTGCTGGAGCAGGCGATGACGGAGACGGCCCGGCTGGCCGACTACGTGCTCCCCGCGACGACCTTCATGGAGCACCCCGACGTGTACACGAGCTACGGCCACCACTGGCTGGGCTACAACCCCGCCGTGCTGGACGCCCCCGGCGAGGCAAGGCCCAACACCTGGGTATTCGGGCAGCTCGCCCGCCGCCTGGGGGTGACCGAGCCCAGCGTGTACTGGACGGTGGACGACCTGCTCGCCGAACTGCTGGACACGGGGCATCCCCACCTCGCCGGGATCACGCCCGAACGGCTGAAGGCTGAGGGCACGGTGCGCCTGAACCTCCCTGCAACCTTCCTGCCCTACGCCCACGGGGCGGCGACGCCGAGCGGGAAGGTGGAACTCTCGCCCGCGCCGCAGTACCGGCCTGTCAGGGCGGTCCTCAACGCCGAGTACCCCCTGCGCCTCCTCACGCCCCCCGCCCACCACTTCCTGAACAGCACCTACGGCAACCTGCCCAACCTGAACCGGGCCGAGGGCGGCGAGCCCCACGTCCTGATCCATCCCGGGGACGCCGAGGCGTACGGCCTGGCGGACGGTGACTACGCCCGGATCGTCAGTGAGGTTGGGCAGGCCCGGCGCCGGGTGAAGGTGACGGGGGCCGCGCAGCCCCGCGTCGCCGTGGTCGAGGGGACCTGGTGGGGCCTGAGTGCCCCGGACGGAACGAGCATCAACGCGGTCACGGCCCAGACGCTGACCGACCTGGGCGGCGGGAGCACCTTCCACAACACGCGGGTGCGGCTGGAGCGGGTCACGTCGGGGGCGTGA